A genomic window from Lotus japonicus ecotype B-129 chromosome 1, LjGifu_v1.2 includes:
- the LOC130731587 gene encoding peroxidase 4-like → MASFFSSLMISLGLLVLVLGSGNATLSTNFYYSSCPKLLDTVKCTVESAISKETRMGASLLRLFFHDCFVNGCDGSILLDDTSKFAGEKNAKPNRNSARGFEVIDQIKSAVEAVCPGVVSCADVLAIAAKDSVEILGGPTWNVKLGRRDARTASLSAANNGIPPPTSNLNQLISRFSALGLSTKDLVALSWAHTIGQARCTTFRSRIYNETNIDTSFALNTRQPKCPKASGSGDNNLAPLDLKTPTSFDNHYFNNLVDKKGLLHSDQQLFNGGSTDSIVRGYTTEPASFYSDFVTAMIKMGDISPLTGSQGEVRKNCRSVN, encoded by the exons ATGGCTTCGTTTTTTTCTAGCTTAATGATTAGTTTGGGCTTGTTGGTCCTAGTTTTGGGGAGTGGCAATGCAACACTTTCCACAAACTTCTACTACAGCTCTTGCCCTAAACTTCTTGACACTGTGAAATGTACGGTGGAATCCGCTATATCAAAGGAGACACGCATGGGTGCTTCTCTCCTACGTTTGTTCTTCCACGATTGCTTTGTCAAT GGATGTGATGGATCGATTCTACTTGATGACACATCAAAATTCGCCGGAGAGAAGAACGCAAAGCCAAATAGAAACTCTGCACGTGGATTTGAAGTGATCGACCAAATCAAGTCAGCAGTAGAGGCAGTGTGCCCAGGTGTTGTTTCCTGTGCCGATGTCCTTGCTATCGCTGCCAAAGACTCTGTTGAGATT CTTGGAGGCCCAACTTGGAATGTGAAACTTGGAAGAAGAGACGCTAGGACTGCGAGCCTATCTGCTGCCAACAACGGCATCCCACCACCCACTTCAAACCTCAATCAGCTCATCTCCAGGTTCTCTGCACTTGGACTTTCGACCAAAGACTTGGTCGCATTGAGCT GGGCTCACACAATTGGACAAGCAAGGTGCACCACCTTTAGATCCCGCATCTACAATGAGACTAACATAGACACTTCCTTTGCTCTCAACACAAGGCAACCAAAGTGCCCAAAGGCATCAGGGTCAGGGGACAACAACCTCGCACCACTTGATCTGAAGACGCCCACATCGTTCGACAACCACTACTTCAACAATCTTGTTGACAAGAAGGGGCTCCTCCACTCCGACCAACAACTCTTCAATGGTGGATCCACTGACTCCATCGTTCGCGGCTATACCACTGAGCCGGCCTCCTTTTACTCTGATTTTGTCACTGCCATGATCAAGATGGGTGACATCAGTCCTCTCACTGGATCTCAAGGAGAAGTTAGAAAGAACTGCAGGAGTGTGAATTAA